A window of the Desulfobacula toluolica Tol2 genome harbors these coding sequences:
- a CDS encoding GAF domain-containing sensor histidine kinase, which yields MAEKISYEELAQKVEALEFEIAQLRQNEISLKESSRRYRKLLDFVPYPMAVFSLKGRVSYLNPAFTDVFGWTLEEMEGEKMPFVPTHLQEETSEKIKELFDQRIVPRYETKRLTKDGRLIDVVTRGEVFSKSEMGLSGELLILRDIANEKRFAKNNEAMLKISMALPEYTDLEGLLDYISSEIKRLLDTKGALVILLDEEKQEFFFQGAAYDDTATLKRIKEIRFSIHDLASGNVIKTGEPLIVNDTSRDLHIYPSRDMKFGHDFKNYVIVPIKSNDRRIGVLAAYNKTVGIFEHTDVELLETIAGTVALSIENARFSEELKKAYRELSSLDRAKDKAINHLSHELKTPISIFSGTLSILKKKLAALPENTWEPTMARAQRNMDRIRKLQSEVDDIIQEKKFETYNFLSFIVDQCTDLLETVIEDEIGNTPLIERVRHRIKDIFDTRETEPEYIYLDAYTQERINHLKPLFPHRQLELNCIVDSVPAVHMPKDLLQKVIDGLVRNAVENTPDHGKVDVIVQKQGEDVVLVVKDFGVGITQEHRKKIFEGFFSTQETANYSSKAPFDFNAGGRGADLLRMKIFSRRYDFSIHVSSFRCRFIPKVSDVCPGNILECDFCTEKKDCFHSGGSEFSLVFKTVSN from the coding sequence ATGGCTGAAAAAATCAGCTATGAAGAACTTGCTCAAAAGGTTGAGGCTTTAGAATTTGAAATTGCTCAACTCAGACAGAATGAAATCTCCCTGAAGGAATCCTCCAGAAGATACCGAAAACTGCTGGATTTTGTCCCTTACCCCATGGCGGTATTCTCTTTAAAAGGGCGTGTTTCATATCTAAACCCTGCATTCACAGATGTCTTTGGCTGGACCCTTGAAGAAATGGAAGGTGAAAAAATGCCTTTTGTACCCACACACCTTCAAGAGGAAACATCAGAAAAAATCAAAGAACTTTTTGATCAGCGGATTGTACCACGGTATGAAACCAAACGCCTTACAAAAGATGGACGTCTCATTGACGTGGTCACACGGGGGGAAGTGTTTTCAAAATCTGAAATGGGATTATCCGGCGAACTGCTCATCCTCCGGGATATTGCAAATGAGAAGCGGTTTGCCAAGAACAATGAGGCCATGCTGAAAATCAGCATGGCCCTTCCGGAATACACTGATCTTGAGGGTCTTTTGGATTATATCAGCAGTGAAATCAAGCGGCTTTTAGATACAAAGGGAGCGCTTGTCATTTTATTGGACGAAGAAAAACAGGAATTCTTCTTCCAGGGTGCGGCTTATGATGATACCGCGACCCTGAAGCGAATAAAGGAAATCCGTTTCTCCATCCATGACCTGGCATCCGGCAATGTCATCAAGACGGGTGAGCCGCTGATAGTCAATGATACCTCCAGGGACCTGCATATTTATCCCAGTCGGGATATGAAGTTTGGGCATGATTTTAAAAATTATGTGATCGTGCCCATCAAAAGCAATGATCGGAGAATCGGTGTATTGGCCGCTTATAATAAGACCGTGGGCATATTTGAACATACGGATGTGGAATTACTGGAAACAATTGCCGGTACGGTGGCCCTTTCCATTGAAAACGCCCGTTTTTCAGAAGAACTCAAAAAAGCATACCGGGAATTGTCCAGCCTGGACCGGGCAAAAGACAAGGCCATCAATCATCTTTCCCATGAGTTGAAAACACCCATTTCCATCTTCAGCGGTACACTGAGTATTCTGAAAAAAAAACTGGCCGCCCTTCCTGAAAACACGTGGGAACCGACCATGGCCAGGGCACAGAGAAACATGGACCGTATCCGGAAGCTTCAAAGCGAGGTGGATGACATCATACAGGAGAAAAAATTTGAAACCTACAATTTTCTTTCATTTATTGTTGACCAATGTACAGACCTGCTTGAAACGGTTATTGAAGATGAAATAGGGAATACTCCCCTGATTGAAAGGGTCAGACACCGTATTAAAGATATCTTTGATACCAGGGAAACAGAACCGGAATACATCTATCTGGATGCATATACCCAAGAAAGGATCAATCACCTGAAACCCCTCTTTCCTCACCGCCAGCTGGAACTCAACTGCATTGTGGATTCGGTCCCGGCCGTTCACATGCCAAAAGACCTGTTACAAAAAGTCATTGATGGATTGGTTAGAAATGCTGTTGAAAATACCCCTGATCATGGAAAGGTTGATGTCATAGTGCAAAAACAGGGGGAAGATGTCGTGTTGGTGGTCAAGGATTTTGGAGTGGGCATTACTCAAGAACACCGGAAAAAAATTTTTGAAGGTTTTTTTTCAACCCAGGAAACTGCAAACTATTCTTCAAAAGCACCTTTTGATTTTAATGCCGGAGGCAGGGGGGCAGACCTTTTGCGGATGAAAATATTTTCCAGACGGTATGATTTCAGCATTCATGTGTCCTCTTTCAGGTGCCGATTTATCCCAAAAGTTTCAGATGTCTGCCCGGGAAATATCCTTGAATGCGACTTCTGCACAGAAAAAAAAGATTGTTTTCATTCCGGGGGATCTGAATTTTCACTGGTTTTCAAGACGGTTTCAAATTGA
- a CDS encoding HepT-like ribonuclease domain-containing protein, translated as MPDKIISENLFLIFKSIELILNRFEDIRKPDDFVLDDNGVTILDSIAMRLQVVGELLKKIEKADNSFLKNYDEINWENIMRLRDIVSHHYEKVDHEIIYDICQNHLPLLKKTIQKMLK; from the coding sequence ATGCCTGATAAAATTATTTCTGAAAATCTGTTTCTGATTTTTAAATCAATAGAGTTGATCCTTAACCGATTCGAAGATATCCGCAAACCGGATGATTTTGTTCTTGATGATAACGGGGTTACTATTCTTGATTCCATTGCCATGCGGTTGCAGGTCGTTGGTGAGCTGCTAAAAAAAATTGAAAAAGCAGACAACTCTTTTTTAAAAAATTACGATGAGATCAATTGGGAAAATATCATGAGATTGCGTGATATCGTTTCCCATCATTATGAAAAAGTTGATCATGAAATCATATATGATATTTGCCAAAATCATCTTCCGCTATTAAAAAAAACGATTCAAAAAATGCTTAAATAA
- a CDS encoding nucleotidyltransferase family protein, whose protein sequence is MSKSISKNEIINIIRAEKSFLQENFGVLTIGLFGSYAKNKQTPDSDIDFLVEFAEPRFEWVAGLNSYMEKKFGRKIEIVRKRNMGESRFLKRIEQEIIYA, encoded by the coding sequence ATGAGCAAGTCTATTTCCAAAAATGAAATTATCAATATAATTAGAGCTGAAAAATCTTTTTTACAAGAAAATTTTGGGGTTCTTACTATTGGTCTATTCGGTTCTTATGCCAAGAACAAACAAACCCCTGACAGTGATATTGATTTTTTGGTTGAATTTGCAGAACCTCGTTTTGAATGGGTCGCCGGTCTAAATTCATATATGGAAAAAAAATTTGGCCGGAAAATTGAGATAGTCAGAAAGCGCAATATGGGAGAAAGCCGCTTTTTGAAACGCATTGAACAGGAAATTATTTATGCCTGA
- a CDS encoding site-specific integrase, producing the protein MFPFGYTRAREIVQNAGKMINVNLNPHDLRRHAATYASRSGVPIEIVSKIILHHANLSTTQRYLGKVSDTEAIHWIDNLYR; encoded by the coding sequence GTGTTTCCATTTGGATACACCCGGGCCCGTGAAATAGTTCAAAATGCAGGAAAAATGATAAATGTGAATTTGAACCCCCACGACCTTAGACGACATGCCGCTACTTATGCAAGCAGATCTGGGGTACCCATTGAAATCGTGTCGAAAATAATTCTACACCATGCAAATCTATCAACCACTCAGCGGTATCTTGGAAAAGTCAGTGATACAGAAGCTATTCATTGGATTGATAATCTTTACAGATAA
- the zorA gene encoding anti-phage ZorAB system protein ZorA: protein MSKSTTAAEMVDKIDLTKLLPNFKSVLNGFPQSAEDLSAWFILILLGVFISFLIPSIWKSFKTFRQIKWLKNLLKEHTSETIAESRQDFIDKAQKVKHDVGHLWLEFNETLIEGDRNNKIRLYNTYDAAYFFNSATLAPGITGSRLIAAVPGFLTAIGVVGTFVGLQLGLAQLNIANDVSIEEMKAGVAGVINGAKLAFITSVWGVILSVLFNIIEKIIERATKTKITQVQNLIDKLFNRISPEEQLQRIANDGKQSRESLQGLAEKIGLKMQESLIQATEGIQSGLETSLEKIMAPAINKLVDETSDGNQKALENLLDKFMEKFGTEGGQQRQAMDDASDKMNASLASFGTSMQAFLDKMEVSQNNVAQKEEELVENISSQVNWLVENTSSQNKVLTEFIENTFGELSDKLNNRDDVAANRERIRGEEFINQTNEMKKGTSDLLERIDQGLKTQFKETRELLNQGQSLQSSITESVSANAKATKHMKETSSELNSTVSKLKTFGGYIHQTGMKLSETITAAVASTETLAKENQASTSEIKKIFERILVSSNEFNTLIQKMKNLVDTADTMFEKMDDQQHSYLAQLKQNVEELAVKMSNLLKDYASQANGQTAQHLRVWAEGTTQYTTSMNNAAQALASVVDDIEVKLGR, encoded by the coding sequence ATGTCGAAAAGCACAACAGCCGCAGAAATGGTAGATAAAATTGATCTGACAAAGTTACTGCCAAATTTTAAATCGGTGCTAAATGGATTCCCGCAAAGCGCAGAGGATTTAAGCGCATGGTTTATTTTGATACTTTTGGGTGTTTTTATTTCATTCTTAATTCCATCTATATGGAAATCATTTAAAACATTCAGGCAAATTAAATGGTTAAAAAATCTTTTAAAAGAACATACTTCAGAAACGATAGCAGAAAGTAGACAAGATTTTATAGATAAGGCCCAAAAAGTAAAACATGACGTTGGACACTTATGGTTAGAATTCAATGAGACTCTAATTGAGGGTGATCGAAATAATAAGATCCGTCTTTATAATACATATGATGCAGCATATTTTTTTAATTCAGCAACATTGGCACCAGGGATTACTGGTAGTCGGCTTATTGCTGCTGTTCCTGGTTTTCTAACCGCAATTGGTGTTGTTGGGACTTTTGTTGGACTTCAACTTGGTCTTGCTCAACTTAATATCGCGAATGATGTTTCTATAGAAGAAATGAAAGCAGGTGTGGCCGGAGTTATAAATGGAGCAAAGCTCGCTTTTATAACTTCGGTTTGGGGTGTAATACTCAGTGTTCTGTTCAATATCATTGAAAAAATTATCGAGCGGGCAACTAAAACAAAGATTACCCAGGTACAGAACCTTATTGATAAATTATTTAATCGGATTAGTCCGGAAGAGCAGCTTCAACGCATTGCAAATGACGGTAAACAATCTCGCGAGAGCCTTCAAGGTCTTGCGGAAAAGATCGGATTAAAAATGCAGGAATCTTTAATTCAAGCGACCGAGGGAATCCAATCAGGATTGGAAACAAGTTTGGAGAAGATCATGGCTCCGGCTATCAATAAGTTGGTGGATGAGACATCAGATGGTAATCAGAAAGCCTTGGAAAATCTACTGGACAAATTCATGGAGAAATTTGGTACTGAAGGAGGGCAGCAAAGACAGGCAATGGATGACGCCTCTGATAAAATGAATGCATCTTTAGCTTCTTTCGGAACATCCATGCAGGCCTTTCTTGATAAAATGGAAGTTTCTCAAAATAACGTTGCCCAAAAAGAAGAAGAGTTGGTTGAAAATATTTCATCTCAGGTAAATTGGTTGGTTGAGAATACAAGTTCTCAGAATAAAGTTCTTACAGAATTTATTGAAAATACATTTGGTGAACTTTCAGATAAACTAAATAATAGAGATGACGTTGCTGCTAATAGAGAAAGAATACGGGGTGAAGAATTCATAAATCAGACAAATGAAATGAAAAAAGGTACGTCGGATTTATTAGAGCGAATTGATCAGGGTTTAAAAACTCAATTTAAGGAAACAAGGGAACTACTAAATCAAGGACAATCTCTCCAAAGTTCAATAACGGAATCAGTCTCAGCAAATGCCAAAGCCACTAAACATATGAAGGAAACATCCTCAGAATTAAACTCAACGGTCAGCAAGTTAAAAACTTTTGGTGGGTATATTCATCAAACGGGGATGAAACTATCAGAAACAATCACAGCAGCGGTAGCAAGCACTGAGACGCTTGCAAAAGAAAACCAGGCCAGTACATCAGAGATAAAGAAAATATTCGAACGAATCCTGGTAAGCTCCAATGAATTCAATACTCTTATTCAGAAAATGAAAAACTTAGTAGATACTGCGGATACTATGTTTGAAAAGATGGATGATCAACAACACTCTTATCTCGCTCAGTTGAAACAAAATGTGGAAGAGTTAGCTGTGAAAATGAGTAATTTGCTTAAAGACTACGCAAGTCAAGCAAATGGTCAGACAGCACAACATCTTAGGGTTTGGGCTGAAGGGACTACACAATATACTACCAGTATGAATAATGCAGCTCAAGCTCTTGCATCTGTTGTAGATGATATAGAAGTAAAGTTGGGACGTTAA
- a CDS encoding OmpA/MotB family protein — protein sequence MLRRFVQSQATVDEENPYWLSFSDLMSALLVVFILAAVALIIELTQTQKIIQRDIEELRNAEQARKQILYEIKDELASKNIKVEVADNDTVLRIPENTLTFDSGHDEIPEAEEVQRAVTAIGLALHLAINKPFSDTNNKMRFEYLDTVFIEGHTDSVPFKRIKGGNWRLSTDRAISLWKFWEKHLALTPSFNEMENAYKQKLFSVSGYAASRRVQTIEKTPEQRRRNRRIDLRFTVKRPSIAELEDIADR from the coding sequence ATGCTTAGACGATTTGTTCAAAGCCAGGCTACTGTTGATGAAGAAAATCCATACTGGCTATCCTTTTCTGATTTGATGTCGGCTCTTCTCGTGGTTTTTATCCTAGCGGCGGTTGCTTTGATTATAGAGTTGACCCAAACTCAAAAGATTATTCAACGGGATATTGAAGAATTAAGGAATGCTGAACAAGCCAGAAAACAGATATTATATGAAATTAAAGATGAGCTTGCGTCTAAAAACATAAAAGTTGAAGTTGCTGATAATGACACCGTGTTGAGAATTCCTGAAAATACGCTGACATTTGATTCCGGTCATGATGAAATCCCTGAGGCTGAAGAGGTACAAAGGGCTGTCACCGCAATTGGGCTGGCATTACATCTGGCCATTAATAAACCTTTTAGTGACACGAATAATAAAATGCGGTTCGAATATCTCGATACAGTATTTATAGAAGGGCATACAGACAGTGTGCCTTTCAAAAGGATAAAAGGGGGAAATTGGAGGCTATCAACAGATAGAGCTATTTCCTTATGGAAATTTTGGGAAAAGCACCTTGCTCTTACTCCAAGCTTCAATGAAATGGAGAATGCATACAAACAAAAATTGTTTTCGGTCAGTGGTTATGCTGCCTCCCGGCGGGTGCAAACTATTGAAAAAACACCTGAACAACGGCGGCGTAACCGTAGAATTGATTTGCGATTTACAGTTAAGCGACCATCTATTGCTGAATTAGAGGATATTGCTGATCGATGA
- a CDS encoding EH signature domain-containing protein, which yields MKPAILSVQGLKFIIPDDPFGHYLAKIKRLENQLSSLAKKAGTENKKFNAALNSLVESVRRNRDLETELDSPIKVRALAVSLTTSCAEHISLTQRILNKIDQLRPKPSTLLLQSMYHFYLKRYDKLHDPRAVAKWLLKSLPKRNLKKSFHDTLLSPDGPKWLAKESIRTNREFQNIVSYLGLDRYASGRFMTIAKNIYYVEQLKLIPLNQHHNLLLEVQKSSVYESTYDESYLVGHKVLEILISRAANTKIDDSWLNVIMSIAGDPRVPKDHPLFQKWWSLLDQRLYNIVIGWLSKLDLRLFLEALENYSNLPGKEELHRMFPSRKKFLEGLDDKKLIAHTRLYLSKSAERYLKSNYKPEHLPAYSMVNDGTRSLIHVQFVNNQAHMVEGSHSCFLWLYRKLHSSAVVYDYGANFVFYSELTSGLNQKMIEKNCEAVAQIKHTPVNFRWQKNAIEALRGLGVYISPQDVLSLEDYRSFKRKFGVI from the coding sequence ATGAAGCCTGCTATATTGTCAGTTCAAGGATTGAAATTTATAATACCAGATGATCCTTTTGGGCATTATCTTGCTAAGATAAAAAGGCTTGAAAACCAGTTGTCTTCTCTGGCTAAAAAGGCTGGTACTGAAAATAAAAAGTTTAATGCCGCCTTGAATTCTTTAGTAGAGAGCGTGCGCAGGAATAGAGATTTAGAAACCGAACTGGATTCTCCTATTAAAGTCAGGGCGCTGGCAGTATCTTTGACCACCAGTTGTGCAGAACACATTAGTTTAACACAAAGAATTCTAAATAAAATTGATCAGTTAAGGCCCAAGCCGAGTACGCTGCTTCTCCAGAGTATGTATCACTTCTATTTGAAACGTTATGACAAATTGCATGATCCGAGAGCTGTTGCAAAATGGTTGTTAAAATCACTGCCAAAACGAAATCTTAAAAAGTCATTTCATGATACATTGTTGAGCCCAGATGGGCCTAAATGGCTCGCAAAAGAGTCTATTCGTACCAACCGGGAATTTCAAAATATTGTGTCATATTTAGGATTGGACCGGTATGCCTCAGGTAGATTTATGACAATTGCTAAAAACATCTATTATGTAGAACAATTGAAACTGATCCCATTAAATCAACACCATAATTTATTGTTGGAAGTTCAAAAGAGTTCAGTATATGAATCTACTTACGATGAATCATACCTCGTTGGCCATAAGGTCTTGGAAATCTTAATAAGCAGAGCTGCCAATACGAAAATTGATGACAGTTGGCTTAATGTGATTATGTCTATTGCCGGTGATCCCAGAGTCCCCAAGGACCATCCTTTGTTTCAAAAATGGTGGAGCCTGTTAGATCAGCGCCTTTATAATATAGTAATAGGTTGGCTCTCTAAATTAGACCTTCGTTTGTTTTTGGAGGCACTTGAAAATTATTCTAACCTTCCAGGCAAAGAAGAGTTGCACAGAATGTTTCCATCCCGGAAGAAATTTTTAGAAGGGTTGGATGATAAAAAGTTGATTGCACATACTCGCCTATATCTTTCAAAAAGTGCAGAACGATATCTAAAGAGTAACTATAAGCCCGAACATTTGCCAGCATACTCAATGGTGAATGATGGGACCAGATCCTTAATACATGTACAGTTTGTTAACAATCAAGCACATATGGTAGAGGGGAGTCACAGTTGTTTCTTATGGTTATATAGAAAATTACATTCTTCAGCCGTTGTATATGACTATGGAGCCAATTTTGTGTTTTATAGCGAGCTGACATCTGGATTGAATCAAAAAATGATTGAGAAAAATTGTGAGGCTGTTGCTCAGATCAAACACACGCCTGTCAATTTCAGGTGGCAGAAAAATGCGATTGAAGCTTTAAGGGGACTTGGCGTATATATTTCACCCCAAGATGTCTTATCACTTGAGGATTATAGGTCGTTTAAACGAAAATTTGGGGTAATATAA
- a CDS encoding SNF2-related protein — protein sequence MDVIKWFDKLRTSSENEKYSVQPDFEGLNFTTTSTISVAITKGQAGGWITHQHIALTMLAEEGNAEVIPNGFIVPTEVAVNFDKSSCDSLGLPPRWDGKIDAEIKGNTGNSSFGVGLSVETPDSRFTRIYKVIGPVLKFSEDRQYLLSPAQQIIFGAHQTHGETEKNEYDNLKLLFALQKGQELGAQLNLKHFNKLNIKAPESITIEVELDENGNLILTPYMGQEASSERVNKVLGQLQADNSTALRVDDEIILFDDQKLKAVHEILENRTIPKSKVQEFLKTPTAFIDASLVDLDLGFSARVKGATVFKHAYFGETDGSGIDWFGRSSSAGEIVSFNKLESQVEDKETLEQLKALVEDAQKTGAHEIDFQGKIYDISTPDAVLKTLERIDQKINKSGDSLYTSLFDEYDEDQENPDDIEPSVTVVDIDLNDENLDRSSPTVDKAIDEILFPVEKLKWDNYARTPYPHQMIGIQWIVGLSRNSDGGVLADDMGLGKTFMALSAIDQIYKLNFESNLTKKPALIVAPLSLLEVWKDEVDKTFSSSPFKSIIILQASADLKQYRSGGIEIRNQTSCDGGQEGIKYSLKIGKHFDTERLDMPERLVITTYQTLRDYQFSLCQIDWGMVVFDEAQNIKNPNALQTRASKGLKADFKLIATGTPVENSLADFWCLMDTACPGHLNNYQFFREHYVTPIVRAAGDEIEEVRGRVGRELRIKVGSLMLRRLKEDNLEGLPEKKIFVGIEDQEWLFLNSLKKIMTGDQLSAYNATLDSRVNAERNEVLGALQRLRDISLHPRLADKGQLESPNKKKQLRSLFDESAKMRSLVEILEQIKKRKEKCIIFTVNKRLQQFLSQALGAWFGFGPLSIINGDAKAVAKRASVPTRKSMILDFEAVEGFNIIIMSPVAAGVGLTVVGANNVVHFERHWNPAKEAQATDRVYRIGQEKDVNIYVPVLHHPEFESFDVNLHRLLSKKTSLKDAVVTPEQVIPNPSGFDMKSFTPNHQITSDDLHKISWEQFEALCCLIIAKDSNPYDKWLTKSGADYGADAVVVGDPNYLIQCKHKNTKNAIYDGYKAVLEVQAARIKYENALGRSFSQLLFMTNALKLSGRTRKTAQEYNVEIMGQKELKSLLETHPISIRDVYAFMNKKRLAL from the coding sequence ATGGATGTGATAAAATGGTTCGATAAACTCCGGACGTCTTCTGAGAATGAAAAATACTCTGTTCAACCTGATTTCGAGGGTTTGAATTTCACAACAACATCAACTATCTCTGTGGCAATTACAAAAGGTCAGGCAGGGGGATGGATTACTCATCAACATATTGCCTTAACAATGTTAGCGGAAGAAGGGAACGCCGAAGTTATCCCCAACGGGTTTATAGTCCCAACAGAAGTGGCGGTTAATTTTGATAAAAGTTCATGTGATTCATTAGGTTTACCTCCAAGATGGGATGGAAAAATTGATGCAGAGATTAAAGGTAATACCGGCAATAGTAGTTTTGGTGTGGGCCTTTCTGTTGAAACACCTGATAGTCGGTTTACAAGGATCTATAAAGTAATAGGTCCTGTCCTTAAATTTTCAGAAGACAGGCAATATTTGTTGTCACCCGCCCAGCAGATCATATTCGGTGCTCATCAAACTCATGGTGAAACTGAAAAAAATGAATACGACAATTTAAAACTGTTATTTGCGTTACAAAAGGGTCAAGAACTTGGAGCGCAACTAAATCTCAAACATTTTAACAAGCTGAATATCAAAGCCCCGGAATCGATTACGATTGAAGTCGAACTGGATGAAAACGGGAATTTAATACTCACCCCCTATATGGGTCAGGAAGCGAGTTCCGAGAGAGTCAACAAAGTTTTAGGTCAGCTCCAGGCTGATAATTCAACTGCATTAAGGGTGGATGATGAAATCATTTTGTTTGATGATCAGAAACTGAAAGCGGTACATGAGATCCTTGAAAATAGAACGATTCCGAAAAGCAAAGTCCAAGAGTTTTTAAAAACTCCAACTGCTTTTATTGATGCAAGTCTGGTGGATCTTGATCTTGGTTTCTCAGCAAGGGTTAAAGGGGCGACAGTTTTTAAACATGCCTATTTTGGTGAGACTGACGGTTCCGGTATTGATTGGTTTGGACGGTCCTCCTCTGCTGGTGAAATCGTATCTTTTAATAAATTGGAAAGCCAGGTTGAAGATAAAGAGACGCTTGAACAATTAAAGGCGTTAGTTGAGGACGCTCAAAAAACAGGAGCTCATGAGATAGATTTCCAAGGGAAAATCTATGATATCTCCACTCCTGATGCAGTCCTTAAAACGCTTGAAAGAATTGATCAGAAAATTAATAAAAGTGGAGATTCCCTATATACATCTCTCTTCGATGAATATGATGAGGACCAAGAAAATCCAGATGATATAGAACCATCTGTCACAGTCGTAGATATCGATCTGAATGATGAAAATTTGGATCGATCATCACCAACAGTAGACAAAGCCATTGATGAAATCCTTTTTCCGGTTGAAAAATTGAAGTGGGATAATTATGCACGGACGCCATATCCTCATCAAATGATCGGAATTCAATGGATTGTTGGATTATCAAGAAACAGCGATGGAGGGGTACTGGCTGATGACATGGGCCTGGGTAAAACATTCATGGCTTTATCTGCAATTGATCAGATTTATAAGCTGAATTTTGAATCAAACTTAACAAAGAAACCTGCTCTCATTGTTGCACCTCTAAGTCTCTTAGAGGTCTGGAAAGATGAAGTAGATAAAACTTTCAGCTCTTCACCATTTAAATCAATCATCATTCTCCAGGCCAGTGCAGATTTAAAACAATATCGGTCTGGTGGCATTGAAATTCGTAATCAAACATCGTGCGATGGTGGTCAAGAAGGTATCAAATACTCTTTGAAGATTGGAAAACATTTTGATACTGAGCGTCTCGATATGCCCGAAAGGTTAGTTATTACCACATACCAAACGTTGCGAGATTATCAGTTTTCTCTGTGCCAGATTGACTGGGGAATGGTGGTATTTGATGAAGCACAAAACATAAAAAATCCTAATGCGCTCCAAACACGTGCCTCTAAGGGGTTGAAGGCCGATTTTAAATTGATTGCAACAGGAACACCAGTGGAAAATAGTCTGGCAGACTTTTGGTGTCTAATGGATACAGCTTGCCCTGGCCATCTCAACAACTATCAGTTTTTTAGAGAACATTACGTGACACCAATTGTCAGAGCCGCAGGGGATGAGATTGAAGAAGTCAGAGGCAGAGTCGGCCGAGAACTCAGGATCAAAGTCGGCTCACTGATGTTGCGTCGCCTAAAGGAGGATAATCTTGAAGGGCTTCCTGAAAAGAAAATTTTTGTGGGTATTGAAGATCAAGAGTGGCTGTTTCTAAATTCACTTAAAAAGATTATGACTGGGGACCAGCTTAGCGCATATAACGCAACATTAGATTCTCGGGTTAACGCAGAACGAAACGAAGTTCTTGGTGCATTGCAAAGATTAAGGGATATATCACTCCACCCACGATTGGCTGACAAAGGACAATTAGAGAGTCCAAACAAAAAAAAACAGTTACGTTCACTGTTTGATGAATCGGCCAAAATGCGAAGCCTTGTTGAAATCCTTGAACAAATTAAAAAACGAAAAGAAAAATGTATTATCTTTACGGTAAACAAAAGGCTTCAACAGTTTTTAAGCCAGGCTTTGGGAGCTTGGTTTGGTTTTGGACCTCTTTCAATTATTAACGGTGATGCTAAAGCTGTCGCCAAAAGGGCGTCAGTGCCAACCCGGAAAAGTATGATATTAGATTTTGAGGCTGTTGAAGGTTTTAATATAATTATCATGTCCCCAGTTGCTGCCGGAGTTGGCTTGACTGTTGTCGGCGCAAATAATGTTGTCCATTTTGAACGCCACTGGAATCCTGCTAAAGAAGCTCAAGCGACAGACAGGGTGTATCGAATCGGTCAGGAGAAAGACGTAAATATATATGTACCAGTCTTGCACCATCCAGAGTTTGAGTCTTTTGATGTAAATCTTCATCGTTTGTTAAGCAAGAAAACATCTCTCAAAGATGCAGTTGTCACTCCGGAACAGGTCATTCCTAACCCTTCAGGATTTGATATGAAGTCTTTTACCCCAAATCACCAAATTACATCAGATGATCTGCATAAGATTTCATGGGAACAATTTGAAGCCCTTTGTTGTCTAATTATTGCAAAAGATTCAAACCCCTATGACAAGTGGCTGACAAAATCTGGCGCAGACTATGGGGCAGACGCTGTGGTTGTCGGTGATCCAAATTATCTGATTCAGTGTAAACATAAAAATACAAAAAATGCTATTTACGATGGATACAAAGCTGTGCTGGAGGTTCAGGCCGCAAGAATAAAATATGAAAATGCCCTTGGAAGATCATTCTCACAGCTGTTATTCATGACGAACGCATTAAAGCTTTCAGGCAGAACTCGAAAAACAGCGCAAGAATATAATGTGGAGATTATGGGTCAAAAAGAATTAAAGTCGTTGCTGGAAACCCATCCCATATCCATAAGGGATGTCTATGCTTTTATGAATAAAAAAAGACTGGCTCTCTGA
- a CDS encoding topoisomerase DNA-binding C4 zinc finger domain-containing protein, translating to MPANVNYPRGYINFIKSKNKILLSKAEIKEAIRIIEFGRFERSYKTHREHVRHVKQIVEEKQDAVTCPKCGNVMILRTAKKGPNAGTQFWGCSTFPKCRGTLKYSATES from the coding sequence ATGCCTGCAAATGTAAATTATCCCAGGGGCTATATCAATTTTATAAAGTCAAAGAACAAAATCTTATTATCCAAAGCTGAAATTAAAGAAGCAATCAGGATAATTGAATTTGGAAGATTTGAACGATCATATAAAACGCATCGTGAGCATGTAAGGCATGTTAAGCAGATTGTTGAAGAAAAACAGGATGCAGTGACTTGTCCGAAGTGTGGGAATGTGATGATTTTAAGAACAGCAAAAAAAGGGCCAAATGCCGGAACACAGTTTTGGGGATGCTCAACATTCCCTAAATGCAGAGGAACTTTGAAATATTCAGCAACAGAGTCATAG